The following are from one region of the Penaeus vannamei isolate JL-2024 chromosome 28, ASM4276789v1, whole genome shotgun sequence genome:
- the LOC113807890 gene encoding uncharacterized protein, translating to MRLLVPGIVMTVADATIISELYVHRDGIRGVGEIAFTKEVSSQLECAALCLTVLCACYNLEVRNSTLTCTTLSTIREFTEQPFTRSFFSRKGLYQQLGFIRYKEQWVMARDPTLPRLTWDDSVAWCRSLPGSVFLPQTLEDFDWMVEIFRTKYEDGYMFFPLNDKEKEGDFVWVNGSSAKNATQIRWHDGQEGAGNTIEDDCVAIESYHDYTLRVHACDHTHYAMICAGDG from the exons ATGCGGCTGTTAGTGCCAGGCATCGTCATGACAGTGGCTGACGCGACGATCATAAGTGAGCTGTATGTGCACAGGGACGGGAtcaggggagtgggagaaattGCGTTCACGAAGGAG GTATCAAGCCAGCTGGAATGTGCCGCCCTGTGCCTAACCGTGCTGTGTGCTTGTTACAACCTGGAAGTGCGGAACAGTACGCTAACCTGTACAACACTGTCAACCATTAGGGAATTCACAGAACAACCCTTCACCCGTAGTTTCTTCAGCAGGAAAG gCCTGTACCAGCAGCTGGGCTTCATCCGCTACAAGGAGCAGTGGGTGATGGCCCGTGACCCGACCCTCCCGCGCCTGACCTGGGACGACAGCGTGGCCTGGTGTCGCTCGCTCCCGGGGTCAGTGTTCCTGCCGCAGACCCTGGAGGATTTTGACTGGATGGTGGAGATCTTCAGGACCAAGTACGAGGACGGGTACATGTTCTTCCCTCTCaatgacaaggagaaagagggggacttCGTGTGGGTCAATGGATCGT CCGCCAAGAACGCGACCCAGATCCGCTGGCACGACGGCCAAGAGGGCGCCGGCAACACCATAGAAGACGACTGCGTGGCCATCGAGTCCTACCACGACTACACCCTGCGCGTCCATGCCTGCGACCACACTCACTACGCCATGATCTGCGCGGGAGATGGATAG